The following are encoded together in the Vibrio splendidus genome:
- the nusA gene encoding transcription termination factor NusA: MNKEILAVVEAVSNEKAVPRERIFEALEIALATATKKKSELEIEVRVEIDRKTGNFETFRRWEAVEEVEFPTKEISIEAAKYDDPEIELGGFIEDDIESVTFDRITTQTAKQVIVQKVREAERAQIVEQFIDNEGELVTGAVKKVNRDTVILDLGNNAEAVILRDDQLPRENFRPGDRVRGLLYAVKPEARGFQLFVTRSKPEMLAELFRVEVPEIGEELIELKGAARDAGSRAKIAVKTNDKRIDPVGACVGMRGARVQAVSNDLGGERIDIVLWDDNPAQFVINAMAPADVASIIVDEDAHSMDIAVEADNLAQAIGRSGQNVRLASQLTGWELNVMTVADLEKKHQEEAVASIENFMKHLDIEEDFAQMLVEEGFSTLEEVAYVPVNELLEVDGLDEGIVEELRNRAKDALTTLALAKEETFDGVEPAEDLLALEGLEREMAYKLAAKGVATLEDLADQGVDELEGIEDLTAERAGELIMAARNICWFGDEE; this comes from the coding sequence ATGAACAAAGAAATTTTGGCGGTAGTAGAAGCTGTTTCAAATGAGAAAGCAGTTCCTCGTGAGCGTATTTTTGAAGCGCTTGAAATCGCGCTTGCAACGGCAACAAAAAAGAAAAGCGAATTAGAAATTGAAGTTCGTGTAGAAATTGACCGTAAAACGGGTAATTTCGAAACTTTCCGCCGTTGGGAAGCTGTTGAGGAAGTTGAATTCCCAACAAAAGAAATCTCTATTGAAGCTGCAAAGTACGATGATCCAGAGATCGAACTTGGCGGTTTCATTGAAGATGATATCGAATCAGTAACGTTTGACCGTATTACGACTCAAACGGCTAAGCAAGTTATCGTACAGAAAGTACGTGAAGCAGAACGTGCTCAAATCGTTGAACAGTTTATTGACAACGAAGGCGAGCTCGTAACTGGCGCAGTTAAGAAAGTTAACCGTGACACAGTTATTCTAGACCTAGGTAACAACGCTGAAGCGGTAATCCTTCGTGACGACCAACTTCCTCGTGAAAACTTCCGTCCAGGTGACCGTGTTCGTGGTCTTCTTTACGCAGTTAAACCAGAAGCTCGCGGTTTCCAGCTTTTCGTTACTCGTTCGAAGCCAGAAATGCTAGCTGAACTATTCCGCGTTGAAGTGCCTGAGATTGGTGAAGAGCTAATTGAACTTAAAGGTGCTGCACGTGACGCTGGTTCTCGTGCTAAAATCGCTGTGAAAACAAACGACAAACGTATTGACCCTGTTGGTGCGTGTGTTGGTATGCGTGGTGCACGTGTACAAGCTGTTTCTAATGATCTTGGCGGTGAGCGTATCGATATCGTTCTTTGGGACGATAACCCAGCTCAGTTCGTTATTAACGCAATGGCGCCTGCTGATGTTGCTTCAATCATCGTTGATGAAGATGCACACTCTATGGACATCGCTGTTGAAGCCGATAACCTGGCACAAGCGATTGGCCGTAGCGGTCAAAACGTACGTCTAGCTTCTCAACTAACGGGTTGGGAACTGAATGTAATGACTGTTGCTGATCTAGAGAAGAAGCACCAAGAAGAAGCAGTTGCTTCTATTGAAAACTTCATGAAGCACCTAGACATTGAAGAAGACTTTGCTCAAATGCTTGTTGAAGAAGGCTTCTCTACACTTGAAGAAGTGGCATACGTTCCTGTGAACGAGCTTCTTGAAGTAGACGGTCTAGACGAAGGTATCGTTGAAGAACTACGTAACCGCGCGAAAGACGCACTGACTACTCTAGCGCTAGCGAAAGAAGAGACTTTCGACGGTGTTGAGCCTGCTGAAGACTTACTTGCACTTGAAGGTCTTGAGCGTGAAATGGCTTACAAGCTAGCAGCAAAAGGCGTTGCGACATTGGAAGACCTAGCTGACCAAGGCGTTGATGAACTAGAAGGCATCGAAGACCTAACTGCAGAGCGAGCAGGCGAGCTGATTATGGCTGCGCGTAACATCTGTTGGTTCGGCGACGAAGAATAA
- the rimP gene encoding ribosome maturation factor RimP produces the protein MTGLERQLTEMLDAPVAASGYELVGLEFIRAGEHSTLRIYIDSPNGINVDDCSEVSHQVSAVMDVEDPISVAYNLEVSSPGLERPLFKAEHYQQFIGHEVSIVLKMAVGNRRKWKGDIQSIEGETVKVLVEGQEEEFVLSNIAKANLIPKF, from the coding sequence ATGACTGGTTTAGAGAGACAACTTACTGAAATGCTTGACGCTCCAGTAGCAGCATCAGGTTATGAGTTAGTTGGATTAGAATTTATTCGTGCTGGTGAGCACTCAACGCTACGTATTTACATCGATTCACCAAATGGTATCAATGTAGATGATTGCTCTGAGGTTAGTCACCAAGTAAGTGCCGTAATGGACGTTGAAGATCCAATTTCAGTGGCTTATAACCTTGAAGTGTCTTCACCAGGTTTAGAGAGACCACTGTTCAAAGCAGAGCATTACCAACAATTTATTGGTCACGAGGTAAGCATCGTTTTGAAAATGGCTGTCGGCAACCGTCGTAAATGGAAAGGTGATATCCAATCTATCGAAGGCGAGACAGTGAAAGTATTGGTTGAAGGACAAGAAGAAGAATTCGTCCTGAGCAATATTGCGAAAGCTAACCTGATCCCTAAATTTTAG
- the secG gene encoding preprotein translocase subunit SecG, with product MFTVLLVIYLLAALGVIGLVLIQQGKGADMGASFGAGASNTVFGAGGSGNFLTRMTAVFATTFFILSLVLGNMSTHKTESQWIDPTQGQVIQQAEDAVSEVPTQGDEIPQ from the coding sequence ATGTTTACAGTTCTACTTGTGATTTACCTGTTGGCAGCGCTTGGTGTAATTGGCCTAGTGTTGATTCAACAAGGTAAAGGCGCAGATATGGGAGCCTCTTTCGGTGCTGGCGCTTCAAACACTGTGTTTGGTGCTGGTGGCTCAGGAAATTTCCTTACCCGAATGACTGCAGTTTTTGCAACTACATTTTTTATCCTTAGCTTAGTGCTTGGTAATATGTCTACACATAAAACTGAGTCACAATGGATTGACCCGACTCAAGGTCAGGTAATTCAGCAAGCTGAAGATGCAGTGAGTGAAGTTCCGACGCAAGGCGACGAAATTCCACAATAA
- the glmM gene encoding phosphoglucosamine mutase gives MSDKRRYFGTDGVRGKVGQYPITPDFVLKLGWAAGRVLAKQGTKKVIIGKDTRISGYMLESALEAGLAAAGLQATFTGPMPTPAVAYLTQTFRAEAGIVISASHNPFYDNGIKFFSSEGTKLSDDIELAIEAELDKDIECVESSALGKAVRLNDAAGRYIEFCKSTFPHKMTLAGMKIVVDCAHGATYHIAPAVFKELGAEVIAMGVEPNGTNINHEVGATDVRALQAKVLEEKAALGLGFDGDGDRIIMVDELGNKVDGDQIAYIIARDALRRGELKGGVVGTLMTNLGMENGLKQLGIPFVRAAVGDRYVMEQLLAKGWKIGAENSGHVILLDKVTTGDAIVAALQVLASVVDSEMTLNELSQGMTLYPQVLENVRFSGDSNPLEAEAVKAAVVEIEAELGEKGRVLLRKSGTEPLLRVMVEGEDAELVQASALKIADAVKANC, from the coding sequence ATGTCTGATAAAAGACGTTACTTCGGCACAGATGGTGTACGTGGCAAAGTTGGCCAATACCCGATTACACCTGATTTTGTTCTGAAGCTTGGCTGGGCTGCAGGTCGTGTTCTTGCAAAACAGGGCACCAAGAAAGTGATCATTGGTAAAGATACTCGTATCTCTGGCTATATGCTTGAGTCTGCGTTAGAAGCTGGCCTTGCTGCTGCGGGTCTTCAGGCTACGTTTACTGGCCCAATGCCAACACCTGCCGTTGCTTACCTAACACAAACTTTCCGTGCTGAAGCTGGTATCGTTATCTCTGCATCGCATAACCCTTTCTATGACAACGGCATTAAGTTCTTCTCTTCTGAAGGCACTAAATTGTCGGATGACATTGAGTTGGCTATCGAAGCTGAACTAGATAAAGATATCGAGTGCGTGGAATCTTCTGCATTGGGTAAAGCTGTACGTTTAAATGATGCAGCTGGCCGTTATATTGAATTTTGTAAAAGTACATTCCCACACAAAATGACGTTAGCGGGCATGAAAATTGTGGTTGATTGCGCACATGGTGCGACTTACCACATTGCGCCAGCGGTATTTAAAGAGTTGGGCGCTGAAGTGATTGCAATGGGTGTTGAGCCAAATGGTACTAACATCAACCACGAAGTGGGTGCGACAGATGTGCGTGCTCTGCAAGCTAAAGTACTTGAAGAAAAAGCAGCGTTAGGCCTAGGCTTTGATGGTGACGGTGACCGTATCATCATGGTTGACGAGCTAGGCAACAAAGTTGATGGTGACCAAATTGCTTACATCATTGCTCGTGATGCGCTGCGTCGTGGTGAGTTGAAAGGTGGCGTTGTTGGTACACTAATGACCAACCTTGGTATGGAAAACGGCCTTAAGCAGTTAGGTATTCCGTTTGTTCGTGCTGCTGTTGGTGACCGTTACGTCATGGAGCAACTTCTTGCTAAAGGCTGGAAGATCGGTGCAGAAAATTCGGGTCACGTTATCCTATTAGATAAAGTGACTACAGGTGATGCTATCGTTGCTGCCTTGCAAGTATTGGCTTCAGTTGTCGACAGTGAAATGACACTGAATGAACTTTCTCAAGGTATGACGTTATATCCTCAAGTTCTAGAAAACGTTCGTTTCAGCGGTGACTCAAATCCACTCGAAGCAGAAGCGGTGAAAGCGGCGGTTGTAGAAATAGAAGCTGAGCTTGGCGAGAAAGGTCGTGTGCTATTACGTAAGTCTGGTACCGAGCCACTACTGCGTGTCATGGTTGAAGGCGAAGACGCAGAGCTTGTTCAAGCGTCTGCGCTTAAGATTGCAGATGCAGTAAAAGCAAACTGCTAA
- the folP gene encoding dihydropteroate synthase, with translation MILKANNKTLVLDRPHVMGILNVTPDSFSDGGRFNSLDNALLQAERMIQAGVSIIDIGGESTRPGAPDVSLEEELARVIPAIKAIRAKFDVWISIDTSKAEVMRQAVEAGADLINDVRALQEPGALQAAAEGNVPVCLMHMKGQPRTMQASPVYDDVLMDVEVFLQERVEACEAVGISKNQLILDPGFGFGKTIEHNYHLLAHLEKFHRLGLPVLAGMSRKSMIFKLLDKAPADCMVASVTCATIAAMKGAQIIRVHDVEDTLEAMKIIEVMNNNH, from the coding sequence ATGATATTAAAAGCAAACAATAAAACACTCGTTTTAGACCGCCCACATGTAATGGGTATCCTCAATGTCACCCCTGATTCTTTCTCTGATGGCGGAAGATTCAACTCATTAGATAATGCATTGCTGCAAGCTGAACGAATGATTCAAGCCGGCGTTAGCATTATTGATATTGGTGGTGAATCGACTCGCCCTGGAGCTCCGGACGTTTCCTTAGAGGAAGAGCTCGCTCGAGTTATTCCTGCAATTAAAGCGATTCGTGCCAAGTTTGATGTTTGGATTTCTATTGATACCAGCAAAGCCGAAGTGATGCGCCAAGCTGTTGAAGCGGGTGCTGATTTGATCAATGATGTACGCGCTTTACAAGAGCCAGGTGCCCTACAAGCGGCCGCTGAGGGTAATGTTCCTGTTTGCTTGATGCACATGAAAGGCCAACCAAGAACCATGCAAGCTAGCCCAGTTTACGACGATGTTCTAATGGATGTTGAAGTATTCCTACAAGAAAGAGTGGAAGCTTGTGAGGCTGTAGGCATCTCAAAAAACCAGCTGATTCTGGACCCTGGTTTTGGTTTTGGTAAAACCATTGAACACAATTACCACCTATTAGCGCACCTTGAAAAATTTCATAGGCTTGGGTTGCCAGTTTTAGCTGGGATGTCGAGAAAATCGATGATCTTTAAGCTACTGGACAAGGCCCCAGCAGATTGCATGGTAGCCAGTGTCACTTGCGCGACTATCGCTGCAATGAAAGGCGCACAAATTATTCGCGTTCACGATGTTGAAGATACATTGGAAGCGATGAAGATAATCGAAGTGATGAATAACAATCACTAA
- the ftsH gene encoding ATP-dependent zinc metalloprotease FtsH: MAKNLILWLVIAVVLMSVFQSFGPGESNGRAVDYTTFVQEVGQGQIQDAQFNNSEITFTRRGGGSKYVTYMPVYDQKLLDDLINQNVKVQGTPPEEQSLLGTIFISWFPMILLIGVWIFFMRQMQGGGGGKGAMSFGKSKARMMSEEQIKTMFADVAGCDEAKEDVKELVDYLRDPSRFQKLGGKIPTGILLVGPPGTGKTLLAKAIAGEAKVPFFTISGSDFVEMFVGVGASRVRDMFEQAKKAAPCIIFIDEIDAVGRQRGAGVGGGHDEREQTLNQMLVEMDGFEGNEGIIVIAATNRPDVLDPALLRPGRFDRQVVVGLPDVRGREQILKVHMRKVPLSGDVEPSLIARGTPGFSGADLANLVNEAALFAARGNKRNVSMVEFELAKDKIMMGAERRSMVLTEETKESTAYHEAGHAIVGRLVPEHDPVYKVSIIPRGRALGVTMYLPEQDRVSMNRQHLESMISSLYGGRLAEELIYGSDKVSTGASNDIERATDIARKMVTQWGFSEKLGPLLYAEEEGEVFLGRGMSKAKHVSDETTRLIDEEIRILIDRNYARAKQILEDNMDLMHSMKDALMKYETIDAGQIDDLMDRKTEIREPAGWGEQVKAEPAKEEAKPEAEVKSEEQAKAEPEAEESKVEEVKSESDDTQNKDS, translated from the coding sequence AGGAAGTTGGCCAAGGCCAGATTCAAGACGCACAGTTCAATAACAGCGAAATTACTTTCACACGTCGTGGCGGTGGTTCTAAGTATGTAACTTACATGCCTGTTTATGATCAAAAGCTACTTGATGACTTAATTAATCAAAACGTAAAAGTTCAGGGTACACCACCTGAAGAGCAGAGCCTGCTTGGCACTATCTTCATCTCTTGGTTCCCAATGATCTTACTGATTGGTGTGTGGATTTTCTTCATGCGTCAAATGCAAGGCGGCGGCGGCGGTAAAGGCGCGATGTCTTTTGGTAAGAGCAAAGCTCGAATGATGAGCGAAGAACAAATCAAAACGATGTTTGCTGATGTTGCTGGTTGTGACGAAGCAAAAGAAGACGTGAAAGAGCTTGTTGATTATCTTCGTGACCCAAGTCGTTTCCAAAAACTGGGTGGTAAGATCCCGACAGGTATCCTGTTGGTCGGTCCTCCTGGTACTGGTAAGACATTGCTTGCAAAAGCAATTGCTGGTGAAGCGAAAGTACCGTTCTTTACTATCTCAGGTTCTGACTTCGTTGAAATGTTTGTTGGTGTTGGTGCATCTCGTGTGCGTGACATGTTCGAGCAAGCGAAGAAAGCAGCACCTTGTATTATCTTTATCGATGAAATCGATGCTGTTGGTCGTCAGCGTGGCGCTGGTGTTGGTGGTGGTCACGATGAGCGTGAACAAACACTAAACCAAATGCTGGTTGAGATGGATGGTTTCGAAGGTAACGAAGGTATTATCGTTATCGCTGCGACTAACCGTCCAGATGTACTTGACCCAGCATTGCTTCGTCCAGGCCGTTTTGACCGTCAAGTAGTGGTTGGTCTACCAGATGTACGTGGTCGTGAACAGATTCTTAAAGTACACATGCGCAAGGTTCCACTATCAGGCGATGTTGAACCATCTCTGATTGCTCGCGGTACACCCGGTTTCTCAGGTGCAGACCTTGCGAACCTTGTGAACGAAGCGGCTCTATTCGCTGCTCGCGGTAACAAACGCAATGTATCGATGGTTGAGTTTGAATTAGCGAAAGACAAAATTATGATGGGTGCTGAGCGCCGTTCAATGGTTCTGACTGAAGAAACGAAAGAATCGACGGCTTACCATGAAGCTGGTCATGCAATTGTTGGTCGTTTAGTGCCTGAGCACGATCCAGTGTACAAAGTATCTATCATCCCTCGTGGTCGAGCGCTTGGTGTTACTATGTATTTACCAGAACAAGATCGTGTAAGTATGAACCGTCAACACCTAGAATCGATGATTTCTAGCCTATACGGTGGTCGTCTTGCTGAGGAATTGATTTACGGTTCAGACAAGGTATCGACAGGTGCATCAAACGATATTGAGCGTGCCACTGATATTGCTCGTAAGATGGTGACTCAATGGGGTTTCTCTGAAAAACTAGGCCCTCTTCTTTATGCAGAAGAAGAAGGTGAAGTTTTCTTAGGCCGCGGAATGAGCAAAGCGAAACACGTCTCGGATGAAACCACTCGACTTATCGATGAAGAGATTCGTATCCTAATTGATCGTAATTACGCTCGAGCGAAACAAATACTCGAAGACAATATGGATTTAATGCACTCAATGAAAGATGCATTAATGAAGTATGAAACGATTGATGCGGGTCAAATTGATGATTTGATGGATCGTAAAACCGAGATCCGTGAGCCTGCTGGTTGGGGGGAGCAAGTAAAAGCAGAACCTGCAAAGGAAGAAGCCAAGCCTGAAGCTGAAGTTAAATCTGAAGAACAAGCTAAAGCCGAACCAGAAGCTGAAGAGTCGAAAGTTGAAGAAGTTAAATCTGAATCAGATGATACTCAAAACAAAGATTCTTAA